The sequence GAGTGGTTCATCGGCCGTCATCTGGGCCGCGAGCTCGACGACAAGACGCGCGGCCTGCTCGACCGCACCTTCGCGCTGCTGATCGCGAGCGCCCGTGCGCAGCCGCAGGTGTTCATGCTGCGCGATTTCATGCCGCGCAATCTGATGGTCGCCACGGCCGCGAATGGATCGAACGGCGCGGCGAACCTCGCAGCAAACCCCGCGGCGAATCCCGGCGTGCTCGACTTCCAGGACGCCGTATACGGTCCGATCACGTACGACGTCGCGTCGCTGCTGCGCGACGCGTTCCTCGGCTGGGACGAAGAGTTCGAACTGGATTGCTTCGTGTACTACTGGGAACGCGCGAAAAAAGCCGGCCTGCCGGTCGATCCCGACTTCGGCGAGTTTTACCGCCAGCTGGAATGGATGGGCTTGCAACGCCACATCAAGGTGCTCGGGCTGTTCTGCCGGATCAACTACCGCGACAACAAAGCGCATTACATGAAGGATCTGCCGCGTTTCATCGGCTACGCGCGCAAGGTCGCGGAACGTTATGCGCCGCTGCGTCCATTCGCGAAGCTGCTCGACGAGCTCGAAGGCCGCGCGGATGAAGTCGGCTACACTTTCTGAGCGATGACGACATCCGTGAAGAAAGCGATGATTTTCGCCGCGGGCCGCGGTGAGCGCATGCGTCCGTTGACCGATACCTGCCCGAAACCGTTGCTCGAAGTGGGCGGCAAACCGCTCATCGTGTGGCAGATCGAGCGGCTCGCGCTGGCCGGCTTTCGCACTATCGTGATCAACCACGCGTGGCTCGGCGAGCAGTTCGAGACCGTGTTGGGCAACGGCTCACGCTGGCAGGTCGAGTTGGACTACTCGGCCGAGCATGAAGCGCTGGAAACGGCCGGCGCGATCGCGCAGGCGCTGCCGTTACTGGAAGACGGCGACAAAGACGGTGACCGCGGCGAAGTGTTCGTCGGCGTCGCCGGCGACGTGTACGCCGACTTCGACTACGCCGCGCTGAATGCCCACGCCGACAGACTCAGCGCGTTGCCCGAGCCGGGCATGCATCTGGTGATGGTGCCGAATCCGGTCTTTCATCCGGACGGCGATTTCGGTCTGATCGACGGGGTGGTGTCGCTCGACGCGCAGCCGCGTCTGACGTTCGGCAGCATCGGCCTCTACGACACGCGAATGTTCCGCGCTCTGCCGCGCGGCACGCGGCGCGCGCTAACGCCGTACTACCGCGAAACGATCTCGCGCGGGCTGGCGAGCGGCGAGTTGTACGAAGGCGTGTGGGAGAACGTCGGCACGGCGGCTCAGCTCGGCGCGCTGGACTTACGGTTGAAAAGCGCGCGCTAGGCGGCCCTAGGCGCAGCTTAGCTCTCGGCCGCCCTCAGCGCCGCTTCACTTCCGACCGCCCGCAGCGCCCGCTCAACTCTCGCCCGTCCCCACCACATCGACCGCCTCCGGCGCTTGCGCCACGCGCTGCTGCTGCAACGCCCACATCTGCGCGAACAAGCCATTCGCGAGCAGCAACTCCGCGTGCGTGCCGCGCTCTACGATCCGCCCTTTATCCATCACGATGATCTGCTGCGCGTGCACCACCGTCGACAGCCGGTGCGCGATGATCAGCGTCGTGCGCTCGCGGGCAATCTGATCGAGCTCGTGCTGAATCGCGCGTTCGGAGCGCGAATCGAGCGCGGAGGTCGCTTCGTCGAACAGCAGGATCGGCGGATTCTTCAGAATGGTCCGCGCAATCGCCACGCGCTGCTTTTCGCCGCCGGAGAGCTTCAGGCCACGCTCGCCGACCGGCGTTTCATAGCCCTTCGGCAGTCCTTCGATGAAGTCGTGAATATGCGCCGCGCGCGCCGCCGCGATCACTTCCTCGCGTGTAGCCGAAGGGCGCCCATAAGCGATGTTGTAGTAGATCGAATCGTTGAACAGCACCGTATCCTGCGGCACGATCCCAATCGACGCGCGCAGCGAATCCTGCGTGACGTCGCGAATATCCTGACCGTCGATGGTGATCGCGCCGCCCGTCGAGCGGTCCAGATCGTAGAAGCGGAACATCAGCCGCGCGAGGGTCGATTTACCCGAGCCGCTGTGCCCCACCACCGCGGTCGTGGTGCCGGCCGGAATCGTGAAGCTCACGTCGTGCAGAATCTGCCGCGCCGGTTCATACGAAAAGTTCA is a genomic window of Paraburkholderia bryophila containing:
- the murU gene encoding N-acetylmuramate alpha-1-phosphate uridylyltransferase MurU; this encodes MTTSVKKAMIFAAGRGERMRPLTDTCPKPLLEVGGKPLIVWQIERLALAGFRTIVINHAWLGEQFETVLGNGSRWQVELDYSAEHEALETAGAIAQALPLLEDGDKDGDRGEVFVGVAGDVYADFDYAALNAHADRLSALPEPGMHLVMVPNPVFHPDGDFGLIDGVVSLDAQPRLTFGSIGLYDTRMFRALPRGTRRALTPYYRETISRGLASGELYEGVWENVGTAAQLGALDLRLKSAR
- a CDS encoding aminoglycoside phosphotransferase family protein, translating into MTLPSSQDTQDPRLDLLKAWLNRHAAGYSLELGTLAPASSDASFRRYFRLAGKVAEDESAGTLIAVDAPPPEKCREFVQIAQLLEAANVNVPRVLEVDFDAGFMLVTDLGTDSYLGALTDAQQAHDARRPRTLMRDALDALIRWQLTSREDVLPLFDEAFLRREMELMPEWFIGRHLGRELDDKTRGLLDRTFALLIASARAQPQVFMLRDFMPRNLMVATAANGSNGAANLAANPAANPGVLDFQDAVYGPITYDVASLLRDAFLGWDEEFELDCFVYYWERAKKAGLPVDPDFGEFYRQLEWMGLQRHIKVLGLFCRINYRDNKAHYMKDLPRFIGYARKVAERYAPLRPFAKLLDELEGRADEVGYTF